A single window of Candidatus Nezhaarchaeales archaeon DNA harbors:
- a CDS encoding aldehyde ferredoxin oxidoreductase N-terminal domain-containing protein gives MFGYAGWILFVDLSEGRVQRRALSEDAAKGFIGGLGVNVKLAYDLIKPGTHPLEPDNPIIMGAGPLIATPAIGAVKVAATTKLPATGTVATGTAGGYFGYALKRAGYDHLVVTGRAENPTYLEVVDGEADLKDARHLIGLDAYQTVNALKGKREAGGSVRSVVSIGKAGERLLSWSICLVDNVSHLGRGGMGAVMGSKNLKAVVVQGSGSIPLAHPDRVESLTKELAARARAKLGFIRNLTRFGVWIGLENWAKAGMVTRRNFREARSEEEVEKLCSREEFLKLKVKSVGCPKCPGPCKGLFKVNGGEVALPEPLNVAICFTARLNDCPLKEGVKLLYEATRHGIDCLNLAGLLDFLAELSEKGLVEEAKLGFKPELTVKAVLELVNLLIERRGIGRAAAEGWTAILKEVGVEAGRYAVEFKGLSPIFEARANFGAESFGHLVNPRGHEGPVQLTVIPGRSADELRRYLARVGCSREEVEGVFAGGRFNVALYTKHVEDWKYLLDCLGLCRRESIVVFYDAETCAKLYSAVTGFEADVRRLKNSAERVWLLERLINVREGFTRSNDKAPKRWFEPLTFNGLKLGLSDYFKTVQVSRSDIEKLLSDYYAARGCDIETGVPLKESLLKLGLNVELNVPTYISSGV, from the coding sequence TTGTTCGGGTACGCTGGATGGATCCTGTTCGTGGACTTATCGGAGGGTAGGGTTCAACGGAGGGCTTTAAGCGAGGATGCGGCTAAGGGCTTCATCGGAGGGCTGGGCGTCAACGTTAAGCTCGCCTACGACCTGATTAAGCCCGGTACCCATCCCCTCGAGCCCGATAACCCCATAATTATGGGCGCCGGCCCCTTAATAGCTACCCCGGCGATAGGGGCCGTTAAGGTGGCCGCTACAACGAAGCTCCCGGCCACGGGCACCGTGGCCACCGGCACGGCTGGAGGGTACTTCGGCTATGCGCTTAAACGCGCTGGCTACGACCACCTGGTGGTAACCGGTCGAGCCGAGAATCCAACGTACTTGGAGGTTGTGGATGGAGAGGCCGACCTTAAGGACGCCCGCCACCTAATCGGGCTTGACGCCTACCAAACCGTTAACGCCTTAAAGGGGAAGCGAGAAGCTGGAGGAAGCGTAAGGAGCGTAGTATCGATCGGTAAGGCGGGGGAGCGCCTTTTAAGCTGGTCCATATGCCTCGTGGACAACGTCTCCCACCTCGGCAGAGGCGGGATGGGGGCCGTTATGGGGTCGAAGAACCTTAAAGCCGTAGTCGTTCAGGGGAGCGGCAGCATACCTCTAGCCCACCCGGATAGGGTGGAAAGCTTAACGAAGGAGTTAGCGGCAAGGGCTAGGGCGAAGCTCGGCTTCATTAGGAACTTAACCCGCTTCGGGGTTTGGATCGGCCTCGAGAACTGGGCTAAGGCGGGTATGGTAACCCGTAGGAACTTTAGGGAAGCGCGCTCCGAGGAGGAGGTTGAAAAGCTCTGTAGCCGCGAGGAGTTCTTAAAGCTTAAGGTTAAGTCCGTAGGCTGCCCCAAGTGCCCGGGCCCCTGTAAGGGGTTGTTTAAGGTTAACGGCGGCGAAGTAGCCCTACCGGAGCCCTTAAACGTGGCAATATGCTTCACGGCTAGGCTTAATGACTGCCCCCTTAAGGAAGGCGTAAAACTCCTCTACGAGGCCACTAGGCACGGTATAGACTGCCTTAACCTCGCCGGGCTCCTCGACTTCCTCGCTGAATTAAGCGAGAAGGGGCTGGTGGAAGAGGCGAAGCTAGGCTTTAAGCCCGAGCTCACGGTTAAAGCGGTGCTCGAGCTCGTGAACCTACTAATCGAGCGCAGGGGTATTGGAAGGGCTGCTGCTGAAGGGTGGACGGCCATACTTAAGGAGGTGGGCGTTGAAGCCGGGAGGTACGCCGTAGAGTTCAAGGGTTTATCGCCAATCTTTGAGGCAAGGGCTAACTTTGGCGCCGAGTCCTTCGGGCACCTGGTTAACCCTAGGGGCCATGAAGGGCCCGTTCAGCTAACGGTAATCCCCGGGAGGAGCGCGGACGAGCTGCGCAGGTACCTAGCTAGGGTAGGGTGCTCAAGGGAGGAGGTTGAAGGTGTTTTCGCGGGTGGAAGGTTTAACGTAGCCCTATACACGAAGCACGTGGAGGATTGGAAATACCTTTTGGACTGCTTAGGGCTATGTAGGAGGGAGAGCATCGTAGTATTTTACGATGCTGAAACCTGCGCTAAACTATATTCAGCCGTTACGGGGTTTGAAGCCGATGTCCGCCGCTTGAAAAATTCCGCTGAAAGGGTTTGGCTACTGGAGCGGTTAATTAATGTTCGTGAAGGATTTACGCGAAGCAATGATAAGGCCCCTAAAAGGTGGTTTGAACCCTTAACGTTTAACGGGTTAAAGCTAGGGCTATCCGATTACTTTAAAACCGTACAGGTTTCGAGGAGCGATATTGAAAAGCTTCTAAGCGATTACTACGCTGCGCGAGGATGCGACATTGAAACTGGCGTACCGCTTAAAGAAAGCCTATTAAAGTTAGGTTTAAACGTTGAGCTTAACGTTCCAACCTATATTTCTAGTGGAGTTTAG
- a CDS encoding TRAP transporter fused permease subunit, translating to MHKAISKVIPLLIFIFSLAYFSISVYFFSTGFMGTMYIVLILVPLAFIVYVLRSLRDGTLYPKLGFKVNALIAAVYIALCIYLIYYLTSEYINLIWLRAGAFNLADKIVAVVVFLLMMEYSRREHKVLFYLNLFLMFYCVYGWLFPGVFGHPGVSWERVITSSTVEIKLGTFGTYAQTGAGIIGAFMLILGVAIGVGVQESIVKVIVKGLGRRVSLAPQTAVLSSMALATSSGSGAAISTLTGQFTIPLMKSLGFPPAYAASVEGASALGGLIMPPVMAIAAFLMADFLGVSYFEVMARGFAPAFVYYFTIAFSVYLMTLRYVRMVKAERVEDVLSKLGVTRLIDKLNFILFFTCLAALIYLMGGLWWPEMRAALTATTAFLIIALTFRVILHEASGLKGRVFDLLKCLRRTIEGFTLTLVDLMLLLAVLGIMINLFTVSGWLLKLGMMMMSLGEAGPLALITITFIIGMFLGLGLPPSATYILTAIIIAPAMIALGFNPWITHFYAFFIAMMSEYTPPTSLSAAVTSRIAGASFMETMLRTLQVSIPIFFLTFTLFNWGDLVIEPGVKQLAAVLMVTVGCLGVSLAIYGKLSRRRALDIALRGAAMALGLMVLFHPERTLCIVMALVLIPLLILGVRRSRKLY from the coding sequence ATGCATAAAGCCATAAGCAAAGTAATACCCCTCCTTATTTTTATTTTCTCTTTGGCATACTTCTCGATCTCTGTTTATTTCTTTAGCACGGGGTTTATGGGGACCATGTACATAGTTTTAATACTGGTCCCTTTAGCGTTCATAGTTTACGTTTTAAGAAGCTTAAGGGATGGAACCCTTTACCCTAAGCTTGGTTTTAAGGTAAACGCCTTAATAGCCGCGGTTTACATAGCCCTATGCATCTACCTAATATATTACTTGACAAGTGAATATATAAATCTAATTTGGCTTAGGGCTGGAGCGTTTAACCTCGCGGATAAGATCGTTGCGGTAGTGGTATTCCTCCTGATGATGGAGTATTCGAGGAGGGAGCATAAGGTGCTTTTCTACCTCAACCTTTTCCTAATGTTCTACTGTGTTTACGGATGGCTCTTCCCAGGGGTCTTCGGACACCCCGGAGTTTCTTGGGAGAGAGTTATAACGTCTTCAACCGTTGAGATAAAGCTGGGTACTTTCGGGACCTACGCGCAGACAGGGGCTGGGATAATTGGGGCTTTTATGCTTATACTAGGGGTTGCGATAGGGGTTGGTGTTCAGGAGTCCATAGTTAAAGTGATCGTTAAGGGTTTAGGTAGACGGGTAAGCCTTGCCCCTCAAACGGCGGTTTTAAGCTCCATGGCTTTAGCTACCAGTAGTGGTTCAGGGGCTGCTATCTCAACTCTAACCGGTCAATTCACGATACCGTTAATGAAGAGTTTAGGCTTCCCACCCGCCTACGCGGCCTCCGTGGAGGGTGCTTCGGCTTTAGGTGGCTTAATAATGCCGCCGGTGATGGCTATAGCGGCCTTCTTAATGGCTGATTTCCTAGGTGTAAGCTACTTTGAGGTTATGGCTAGAGGGTTTGCTCCAGCCTTCGTATACTATTTTACTATAGCATTCTCAGTTTACCTAATGACTTTAAGGTACGTTAGGATGGTTAAAGCTGAAAGGGTTGAAGACGTACTCTCTAAACTAGGAGTAACGCGTTTGATTGATAAGCTGAACTTCATCCTCTTCTTCACGTGTTTAGCCGCCCTAATATATTTAATGGGAGGGCTTTGGTGGCCTGAGATGAGGGCTGCATTAACTGCTACTACCGCCTTCCTAATAATCGCTTTAACGTTCCGCGTGATCCTCCACGAGGCGTCGGGCTTAAAGGGTAGGGTTTTTGACCTCCTTAAATGTTTAAGGAGGACTATAGAAGGGTTTACGTTAACCCTCGTGGACCTCATGCTCCTCCTCGCGGTTTTAGGGATAATGATAAACCTCTTTACGGTTAGCGGCTGGCTTTTAAAGCTCGGAATGATGATGATGTCCCTCGGTGAAGCCGGGCCGCTCGCGCTTATAACTATAACGTTTATAATCGGCATGTTCCTCGGTTTAGGCCTCCCGCCATCAGCCACGTACATATTGACGGCCATAATTATAGCTCCAGCGATGATCGCCCTCGGGTTTAACCCGTGGATAACACATTTCTACGCGTTCTTCATAGCCATGATGTCCGAGTATACACCACCAACCTCCCTTAGCGCGGCCGTTACTTCTAGAATTGCCGGCGCCTCCTTCATGGAGACCATGCTACGCACACTTCAAGTCTCAATCCCAATATTCTTCTTAACATTTACGCTATTCAATTGGGGCGACCTAGTTATTGAGCCTGGGGTAAAGCAGCTAGCCGCGGTCTTAATGGTGACCGTTGGATGCTTAGGCGTATCGTTAGCGATATACGGTAAATTAAGCAGGCGTAGAGCTCTAGATATAGCTTTAAGGGGTGCGGCTATGGCTCTAGGATTAATGGTGCTATTCCACCCGGAGAGAACTTTATGTATAGTGATGGCGTTAGTCTTAATACCACTACTAATACTCGGGGTTAGGAGAAGTAGGAAGCTCTACTAA
- a CDS encoding TAXI family TRAP transporter solute-binding subunit yields MPYPISKTVAIVVAVVVVIAIVAAAVFTMMPTAPPAPGAPPAKKVWRWGTADPASYGYKVSAFLVDFIRRNLTRYDITVYPFVSTTANIKAYCKGELESVYIADLGFYELYTFTGAFEGFKPEVKKMPLQSFWTYTMETFILIPAGRAGEIKSWSDLRGKPVFLTPAGYMNHLNIRRALKALGVEVQHVEVDTKLVSKALEDGTIVATALYTTATLSLPTWGKELDIAYGDKLIPLNPTPEEVEKLKKAGLSVVDITVDKAFTKMKMKPLYGIPFFFGYHVGSEIPEEDVYMMLKVLEKNKDALTALEAGFAPLAKDFAGFQVAGIQSCDPSLVPIHPGLAKYLKEKGVWKAEWDKYVAR; encoded by the coding sequence ATGCCGTACCCTATATCTAAAACCGTGGCTATCGTAGTTGCGGTGGTCGTTGTCATAGCTATAGTGGCAGCCGCAGTATTTACTATGATGCCTACCGCGCCTCCGGCTCCTGGTGCACCTCCAGCTAAGAAGGTATGGAGATGGGGGACTGCTGATCCCGCTAGTTACGGTTATAAGGTATCCGCCTTCCTTGTCGACTTTATAAGGAGGAATTTAACGCGTTACGATATTACGGTGTACCCCTTTGTTTCAACGACGGCTAACATAAAGGCTTATTGTAAGGGGGAGCTTGAATCTGTTTATATTGCCGATCTCGGGTTCTACGAGCTATACACCTTTACTGGAGCGTTCGAAGGCTTTAAACCCGAAGTTAAAAAGATGCCCCTTCAATCGTTCTGGACGTATACTATGGAGACTTTCATCTTAATACCGGCTGGTAGGGCTGGAGAAATTAAGAGTTGGAGTGATTTAAGGGGTAAACCGGTGTTTCTAACCCCGGCGGGGTATATGAATCACCTTAACATTCGTAGAGCGTTGAAGGCTCTCGGAGTCGAGGTTCAACACGTTGAGGTCGATACGAAGCTTGTTTCGAAAGCGCTTGAAGATGGAACTATCGTTGCAACAGCCCTATACACTACGGCAACCCTTTCACTACCTACATGGGGTAAGGAGCTCGACATCGCCTATGGTGATAAACTTATCCCCTTAAACCCAACCCCTGAAGAAGTTGAAAAGCTGAAGAAGGCAGGGTTATCGGTTGTAGATATAACCGTAGATAAGGCTTTTACGAAGATGAAGATGAAGCCACTTTACGGTATACCATTCTTCTTCGGCTACCACGTAGGCTCAGAGATCCCTGAGGAGGATGTTTACATGATGCTTAAGGTGTTAGAGAAGAATAAAGATGCTTTAACGGCGCTTGAGGCTGGCTTTGCTCCGCTAGCTAAGGACTTCGCCGGGTTCCAGGTGGCTGGGATACAATCCTGCGATCCAAGCCTTGTTCCAATCCATCCGGGGCTAGCGAAATACCTTAAGGAGAAAGGCGTGTGGAAGGCTGAATGGGATAAATACGTAGCTCGGTGA
- a CDS encoding CoA ester lyase, with protein MDRLKLLRSMLFVPANNWRLIQSAKDEKPDAIILDLEDAVPMREKETARWLAKDAIGLLKEAGHNVVIRVNGLATGLTKEDLKFVIRERIDAIMLPKSESRDDILELEKLMEGEEGPAEIGIIPLVESAKGILNVNEIVTASKRVVAVGFGAADYMRDFGRSYFAISPEETELLYPRSRLALAARVAGIPAIDTPFLGLIIDKEGLIKESKIALSLGFKGKMCIHPTHIEPINLVFSPSEKDVNSAKKVIEAYEEAKARGLGAASVDGRMIDEVTYKMAKEILALHEMVVKRMILKSNM; from the coding sequence ATGGACCGGTTAAAGCTGCTGAGGTCCATGCTTTTCGTCCCAGCGAATAACTGGAGGCTTATACAAAGTGCTAAGGATGAAAAACCTGACGCCATTATCCTAGACTTGGAAGACGCTGTCCCGATGAGGGAGAAGGAAACAGCCAGATGGCTAGCTAAAGACGCCATCGGATTACTGAAGGAGGCCGGTCACAACGTTGTCATTAGGGTGAACGGGTTAGCGACGGGCTTAACCAAGGAAGACCTAAAGTTCGTCATTCGAGAGAGGATTGACGCCATCATGCTCCCTAAATCCGAATCTAGGGACGATATTCTCGAGCTGGAGAAGCTTATGGAGGGAGAGGAGGGGCCGGCTGAAATCGGTATAATTCCGCTTGTTGAAAGCGCTAAAGGGATCTTAAACGTAAACGAGATAGTTACTGCGAGTAAACGTGTAGTTGCAGTGGGGTTCGGAGCCGCCGATTACATGCGCGACTTCGGACGAAGCTACTTCGCCATTTCCCCTGAGGAAACCGAGCTCCTCTATCCTAGATCACGTTTAGCCTTAGCCGCGAGAGTAGCTGGAATCCCAGCTATAGATACTCCCTTCCTAGGCCTCATAATAGATAAGGAGGGGCTAATCAAGGAGTCGAAGATAGCGTTAAGCCTAGGATTTAAAGGTAAGATGTGTATCCATCCAACGCATATTGAACCCATTAACCTGGTCTTCTCTCCTTCGGAGAAGGACGTTAACTCAGCTAAGAAGGTGATAGAGGCTTATGAGGAGGCTAAGGCGAGGGGTTTAGGCGCCGCTTCCGTTGATGGAAGGATGATCGATGAGGTTACGTATAAAATGGCTAAAGAAATATTAGCGCTCCACGAAATGGTCGTTAAAAGGATGATTCTAAAATCCAATATGTAG
- a CDS encoding MmgE/PrpD family protein, with the protein MGVTEDLADFIVSVGYEDLPNEVVERAKLCILDWLGAALAGSLEPPANIVTSIIKEAGGREESTIIGMGVKTFCVNAALANGVLGHTVELDDVHEEAIIHPAAPVLPAALAVAERVNASGRDLIVSVVLGYDVEIRIGKAVNPSHYRFWHPTGTCGTFGATAAAGKILGLNGEEMVHALGIAGTQAAGLIEVFGTMSKPLNPGRAAENGVWAALLAQKGFTSTRRILEAERGYCRATSKDFDPGKITEKLGEKFEIVNNVFKVHASCGHTHGAIDAALLLSKEYNVKPEDIERVVVKTYPIAVDVVGRNYEPKTASEAKFSLPYCLAVTLVYGRVGLTEFSKEKLNDPKVRELSRKVTVTTDPEYVNVRLGSAKVVLYTIDGGRFECRVDTPKGYPENPVTEADLERKFIELASLVLPGERVRRIIEAVKGLEGLERITALTDLLR; encoded by the coding sequence ATGGGTGTAACGGAGGATTTAGCCGATTTTATTGTTAGCGTGGGCTACGAAGATCTTCCAAACGAGGTTGTAGAGCGTGCAAAGCTTTGTATCCTAGATTGGCTTGGCGCTGCTTTAGCGGGTTCGTTAGAGCCTCCGGCTAACATAGTAACCTCAATCATTAAGGAGGCCGGTGGGAGGGAGGAATCCACTATAATCGGTATGGGTGTTAAAACCTTCTGCGTAAACGCTGCGTTAGCTAATGGGGTGCTTGGGCATACCGTCGAGTTGGACGACGTCCATGAAGAGGCCATTATCCATCCGGCAGCACCTGTTCTTCCAGCGGCTTTAGCCGTTGCAGAACGCGTTAATGCTAGCGGTCGAGACCTTATAGTATCCGTTGTTTTAGGTTACGATGTTGAAATAAGGATTGGGAAAGCCGTGAACCCGTCGCATTATCGGTTTTGGCATCCTACGGGTACTTGCGGTACCTTTGGAGCTACAGCGGCAGCTGGTAAGATTTTAGGTTTGAACGGCGAGGAAATGGTGCACGCTTTAGGGATTGCTGGAACGCAGGCGGCTGGCTTAATCGAGGTTTTCGGGACGATGAGTAAGCCCCTCAATCCTGGAAGGGCCGCTGAAAACGGTGTTTGGGCCGCGCTTCTAGCTCAGAAGGGCTTTACGAGTACGAGAAGAATACTTGAAGCTGAGAGAGGATATTGTAGAGCGACCTCCAAGGACTTCGACCCCGGCAAAATAACCGAAAAGCTAGGAGAAAAGTTTGAAATAGTAAATAACGTATTCAAGGTTCATGCCTCCTGCGGCCATACGCATGGCGCTATCGACGCCGCCCTCCTATTATCTAAGGAGTACAACGTTAAACCTGAGGACATCGAAAGGGTCGTGGTTAAAACGTATCCTATCGCCGTAGACGTCGTCGGTAGAAATTATGAGCCAAAGACTGCCTCCGAAGCGAAGTTTAGCCTCCCCTACTGCTTAGCCGTCACGCTAGTTTATGGCAGGGTTGGTTTAACCGAGTTTTCCAAGGAGAAGTTGAACGATCCTAAGGTTCGGGAGCTTTCAAGGAAGGTTACGGTTACTACTGACCCCGAATACGTTAACGTCCGATTGGGTTCCGCGAAAGTCGTCCTGTACACCATAGATGGAGGTAGGTTTGAATGCCGCGTAGACACCCCGAAGGGTTACCCCGAGAACCCAGTAACGGAGGCGGACTTAGAAAGGAAATTTATAGAGCTCGCCTCCCTCGTACTACCCGGGGAAAGGGTTAGGAGGATCATAGAGGCCGTGAAGGGCTTAGAGGGGCTTGAAAGGATAACAGCTTTAACTGATCTACTTCGTTAG